The following proteins are encoded in a genomic region of alpha proteobacterium U9-1i:
- a CDS encoding probable GTPase related to EngC: protein MIEEFGWNDALRAAFAPHAAAGLSAARVVAHHRGLWRLVTEAGECAGRLSGRFAADAAQGEHPVVGDWLAIERVGNDGDALIQALMPRKSTFSRRAAGGVGVQIVAANVDIAFLVASLNNDLNPRRLERYLVATRDSGATPVIVLTKADLSADVAGERQAVADIAAGAPVVTLSALTGQGLQALDQWLRPGVTAALLGSSGAGKSTLLNALAGSALMSTGAVREADDRGRHTTTHRELFRLPSGALLIDTPGMRELGLVADDAALDESFTDIAELMPGCKFTNCTHASEPGCAILAALADGSLSAERWQSYLKLQRELAFEVRKEDPAAEAANRTKWKQIHKDQRAKHKHKYSRDDDV, encoded by the coding sequence ATGATCGAGGAATTTGGCTGGAACGACGCACTGCGGGCGGCATTCGCGCCGCACGCCGCGGCAGGCTTGTCGGCGGCGCGCGTCGTTGCGCACCATCGCGGGCTTTGGCGTTTGGTGACCGAAGCAGGCGAATGCGCCGGGCGGCTGAGTGGGCGCTTTGCAGCAGATGCGGCGCAAGGCGAGCATCCGGTGGTGGGCGATTGGTTGGCGATCGAGCGCGTTGGCAATGACGGCGACGCGTTGATCCAGGCTTTGATGCCGCGGAAAAGCACGTTCTCACGTCGCGCCGCCGGCGGCGTGGGCGTGCAGATTGTCGCGGCGAATGTCGACATCGCGTTCCTTGTCGCCTCGCTGAACAACGATCTCAATCCGCGCCGATTGGAACGTTATTTGGTGGCGACGCGCGACAGCGGGGCGACGCCTGTGATCGTGCTGACCAAAGCGGATTTGAGCGCCGATGTTGCGGGCGAACGCCAAGCCGTCGCCGACATTGCGGCCGGCGCACCGGTGGTGACGCTATCGGCGCTGACGGGCCAAGGGCTTCAGGCGCTCGATCAATGGCTGCGGCCGGGCGTGACAGCGGCGCTCCTCGGCAGCTCGGGCGCGGGTAAGTCGACGCTGCTGAACGCGCTCGCGGGTTCGGCGCTGATGTCCACGGGTGCGGTGCGTGAAGCGGATGATCGCGGACGCCACACGACAACGCACAGGGAATTGTTCCGTTTGCCCAGCGGGGCGTTGCTGATCGACACACCGGGCATGCGCGAACTTGGGCTCGTCGCTGACGACGCGGCTTTGGATGAGAGCTTCACCGACATCGCGGAGCTTATGCCGGGGTGCAAGTTTACCAATTGCACGCACGCGTCCGAGCCGGGCTGCGCCATCCTGGCGGCGTTGGCCGACGGCAGCTTGAGCGCGGAACGTTGGCAATCGTACCTGAAGCTACAACGCGAATTGGCGTTTGAGGTGCGCAAGGAAGATCCGGCTGCGGAGGCCGCCAACCGCACCAAGTGGAAACAAATCCACAAGGATCAACGCGCCAAGCACAAGCACAAATATAGCCGCGACGACGACGTGTGA